One part of the Amaranthus tricolor cultivar Red isolate AtriRed21 chromosome 16, ASM2621246v1, whole genome shotgun sequence genome encodes these proteins:
- the LOC130802605 gene encoding glycine-rich cell wall structural protein-like, with amino-acid sequence MGLHSQWPVVIFLLLNIFLSLTFVTFGEGENHKTERFDDKDCDYRGCYGDPRGPSRWGGPRGPRGWGGPRGGRFGGGPGRFGGPRGPGFGRPGGGGGLGGGGGFGGGAGGGLGGGAGGGIGGGAGGGLGGGGGGGLGGGGGGGLGGGAGGGLGGGAGGGLGGGGGAGGGLGGGGGGGLGGGAGRGGGLGGGAGGGVGGGGGLGGGGGGGVGGGGGAGGGAGGGVGGGTGGGFGGGAGGGLGGGVGGGGGAGGGGGGGLGGGAGHGGGFGVGGGVGGGTGGGLGGGGGAGGGGGGGIGGGSGHGGGFGAGGGVGGGLGGAAGGGGIGGAGGAGGGGGGGGGGGGIGGGSGHGGGFGAGGGVGSGAGGGLGGGLGGGHGLGGGGGVGIGVGIGVGIGVGSGAGKGVGTGVGVGGGGGRR; translated from the exons ATGGGTTTGCATTCTCAATGGCCCGTTGTGATCTTCTTGCTACTAAACATCTTTCTTAGTTTAACTTTTGTGACATTTGGAGAAGGTGAGAATCATAAGACtgaaagatttgatgataagGATTGTGATTATAGAGGATGCTATGGAGATCCAAGAGGCCCAAGTCGTTGGGGTGGGCCAAGAGGTCCTAGAGGTTGGGGTGGGCCAAGGGGTGGACGTTTTGGTGGTGGTCCGGGGCGTTTTGGTGGGCCTAGGGGTCCAGGGTTTGGACGTCCAGGAGGAGGTGGTGGACTTGGTGGAGGAGGTGGGTTTGGTGGTGGAGCTGGTGGAGGCCTAGGAGGTGGTGCAGGTGGTGGTATAGGTGGAGGTGCAGGAGGAGGTTTAGGTGGTGGCGGTGGTGGAGGATTAGGAGGAGGTGGTGGAGGTGGTTTAGGTGGAGGTGCTGGCGGAGGACTAGGAGGTGGCGCTGGAGGTGGTCTTGGTGGAGGAGGTGGTGCTGGAGGTGGTCTTGGCGGAGGAGGTGGGGGAGGTCTTGGAGGTGGTGCTGGCCGTGGGGGAGGATTAGGTGGTGGAGCAGGAGGAGGCGTTGGAGGTGGAGGTGGTCTTGGTGGCGGAGGCGGTGGTGGAGTTGGAGGTGGAGGAGGTGCAGGAGGAGGTGCAGGTGGAGGAGTAGGAGGTGGTACTGGAGGAGGGTTTGGAGGTGGTGCAGGAGGAGGTTTAGGAGGTGGTGttggaggaggaggaggagctGGTGGGGGAGGTGGTGGTGGACTTGGTGGAGGTGCTGGCCATggtggaggatttggagttggAGGAGGAGTAGGTGGTGGTACCGGTGGTGGCCTTGGAGGTGGTGGCGGCGCtggaggaggtggaggagggggtATCGGTGGAGGATCTGGGCATGGGGGTGGATTTGGTGCTGGAGGTGGTGTCGGTGGAGGACTTGGTGGTGCCGCtggag GAGGAGGCATTGGAGGTGCAGGAGGTGCtggtggtggtggaggtggTGGAGGTGGCGGAGGTGGAATAGGTGGAGGATCGGGTCATGGAGGTGGGTTTGGTGCAGGTGGTGGTGTAGGAAGTGGTGCAGGTGGAGGACTTGGAGGCGGTTTAGGTGGTGGTCATGGGCTTGGCGGAGGGGGAGGAGTCGGTATTGGTGTTGGAATTGGTGTTGGTATAGGAGTTGGGTCTGGTGCAGGGAAAGGAGTTGGCACTGGTGTAGGTgtaggtggtggtggtggacgACGCTAG